The following are encoded together in the Streptomyces rapamycinicus NRRL 5491 genome:
- a CDS encoding HAD family hydrolase has protein sequence MTIPAPIPEIRLVALDMAGTTVADGGLVERAFDAAAGELGVEPGTPDHAEKLAYVRATMGESKISVFRRLFGAEDLAQRANAAFERAYGELVDGGLIAPVPGAREAVEELAADGRTAVLTTGFARVTQDAILDALGWRGLVPLTLCPADAGGRGRPYPDMVLEAFLRTRAAEHVGQVAVVGDTSYDMLSGVRAGAGLVAGVRTGAHGDEAFRAAGATHVLDSVAGLPALLRGAG, from the coding sequence ATGACCATCCCCGCCCCCATCCCCGAGATCCGCCTGGTGGCCCTCGACATGGCCGGTACCACCGTCGCCGACGGCGGCCTGGTCGAGCGCGCCTTCGACGCCGCCGCCGGTGAGCTGGGCGTCGAGCCCGGCACCCCCGACCACGCCGAGAAGCTGGCCTATGTGCGCGCCACCATGGGCGAGTCCAAGATCTCCGTCTTCCGCCGTCTGTTCGGCGCCGAGGATCTGGCCCAGCGCGCCAACGCCGCCTTCGAGCGGGCGTACGGCGAACTCGTCGACGGCGGTCTGATCGCCCCCGTCCCCGGCGCCCGCGAGGCCGTCGAGGAACTCGCCGCCGACGGCCGCACCGCCGTGCTCACCACCGGCTTCGCCCGTGTCACCCAGGACGCCATCCTGGACGCGCTCGGCTGGCGCGGCCTGGTGCCGCTCACCCTGTGCCCCGCCGACGCGGGCGGGCGCGGGCGGCCGTACCCGGACATGGTGCTGGAGGCGTTCCTGCGGACCAGGGCCGCCGAGCATGTGGGCCAGGTGGCCGTCGTCGGCGACACCTCCTACGACATGCTCAGCGGCGTAAGGGCCGGGGCGGGGCTGGTCGCCGGGGTGCGCACCGGAGCCCACGGTGACGAGGCGTTCCGTGCGGCCGGGGCTACCCATGTACTGGACTCGGTGGCCGGCCTTCCCGCCCTGCTGCGCGGAGCCGGCTGA
- a CDS encoding TIGR03364 family FAD-dependent oxidoreductase, producing MRVIVVGAGVVGTMHAWHAVERGHEVVQIEREAEARGASLRNFGQIWVSGRAGGEELATALRARELWEDIGGRIPALGFRPNGSLTPVRGALELAVAEAAVARADAAVRGHKLLTPDEARALNPALRGEFDAALYCERDAAVEPRTAQVALRAELRKSPRYTFLPGREVREVTGERAVRDDHGEVHTGDAVVLCTGAWLGGLVRELAGPDLPVRCVRLQMMQTDPLGEPLPTSVADSDSFRYYPAYASPALDELNGRRPQAGTAAEHRMQLLMVQRADGGLTIGDTHEYEHPFAFDTLEDPYDHLTGVVESLLGRPLPKVRRRWAGVYAQCTDSGRVVHRQRVRDAVWLVTGPGGRGMTCSPAIAETTANELGW from the coding sequence GTGAGAGTGATAGTCGTCGGAGCCGGTGTGGTGGGCACCATGCACGCCTGGCACGCGGTGGAACGCGGCCATGAGGTCGTACAGATCGAGCGCGAGGCGGAGGCTCGCGGCGCCTCGCTCCGCAATTTCGGCCAGATCTGGGTGAGCGGCCGGGCGGGCGGCGAGGAGCTGGCCACCGCGCTGCGGGCCCGGGAGCTGTGGGAGGACATCGGCGGCCGGATTCCGGCGCTGGGCTTCCGCCCGAACGGTTCCCTGACCCCGGTCCGCGGCGCGCTGGAGCTGGCGGTGGCCGAGGCCGCCGTGGCCCGCGCGGACGCCGCCGTGCGTGGCCACAAGCTGCTGACCCCGGACGAGGCCCGGGCCCTCAACCCCGCCCTGCGCGGGGAGTTCGACGCCGCCCTGTACTGCGAGCGGGACGCGGCCGTAGAGCCGCGCACCGCCCAGGTCGCCCTGCGCGCCGAGCTGCGGAAGTCCCCCCGGTACACCTTCCTGCCCGGCCGCGAGGTCCGGGAGGTGACCGGCGAGCGGGCCGTCCGCGACGACCACGGCGAGGTGCACACCGGTGACGCCGTCGTGCTGTGCACCGGCGCCTGGCTGGGCGGTCTGGTGCGCGAGCTGGCCGGTCCTGACCTGCCCGTACGGTGCGTCCGGCTGCAGATGATGCAGACCGACCCGCTCGGCGAGCCGCTGCCCACCTCGGTCGCCGACTCCGACAGCTTCCGCTACTACCCGGCGTACGCCTCCCCCGCCCTGGACGAGCTGAACGGGCGGCGGCCGCAGGCCGGTACGGCCGCCGAGCACCGCATGCAGCTGCTGATGGTGCAGCGCGCCGACGGCGGACTGACCATCGGCGACACCCACGAGTACGAGCACCCCTTCGCCTTCGACACCCTCGAGGACCCCTACGACCACCTCACCGGGGTCGTGGAGTCCCTCCTCGGCCGTCCGCTGCCGAAGGTCCGGCGCCGCTGGGCCGGGGTGTACGCGCAGTGCACCGACAGCGGCCGGGTCGTGCACCGCCAGCGGGTGCGCGACGCCGTCTGGCTGGTCACCGGGCCCGGCGGGCGCGGTATGACCTGCTCGCCCGCGATAGCCGAAACCACCGCGAACGAATTGGGCTGGTGA
- a CDS encoding GntR family transcriptional regulator, with translation MDYPNDQAPGAPVRSGIPEHGRVPKYYAVKAHIALLVDELGEGAPIPTERDLSERFDVARETVRQALRELVLEGRLRRQGRGTVVAGPKLEQPLSLASYTEGVRRQGRAPGRSLVTLDRFPCPDALAAETGLTRGEPVWHLERVLLADDERVGLESTYVAEARVPDLDTAFDPDSSFYAHLAERGIAFGDADERIETVLATPREALLIGTPPALPMLLIHRVSRDTGGRPLERVRALYRGDRFSFTTHLRG, from the coding sequence GTGGACTACCCGAACGACCAGGCCCCCGGCGCCCCCGTCCGCTCCGGCATCCCGGAACACGGCCGGGTGCCCAAGTACTACGCCGTCAAGGCGCATATCGCCCTGCTCGTCGACGAGTTGGGCGAGGGCGCGCCCATCCCCACCGAGCGCGACCTCTCCGAGCGGTTCGACGTCGCGCGGGAGACGGTCCGGCAGGCGCTGCGCGAGCTGGTGCTGGAGGGGAGGCTGCGGCGGCAGGGCCGTGGGACGGTGGTGGCGGGGCCCAAGCTGGAGCAGCCGCTGTCGCTGGCCAGCTATACGGAGGGCGTACGGCGCCAGGGGCGCGCCCCCGGCCGTTCGCTCGTCACCCTGGACCGCTTCCCCTGCCCCGACGCGCTCGCCGCCGAGACCGGTCTGACGCGGGGCGAGCCCGTCTGGCACCTGGAGCGGGTGCTGCTCGCGGACGACGAGCGGGTCGGGCTGGAGAGCACGTACGTGGCCGAGGCGCGGGTGCCCGATCTGGACACCGCCTTCGATCCGGACTCGTCCTTCTACGCCCATCTCGCCGAGCGGGGCATCGCCTTCGGCGACGCCGACGAGCGGATCGAGACCGTGCTCGCCACGCCGCGCGAGGCCCTGCTCATCGGCACCCCGCCGGCTCTTCCGATGCTGCTCATCCACCGTGTCTCGCGCGACACCGGGGGCCGTCCGCTGGAGCGGGTGCGGGCGCTGTACCGGGGTGACCGGTTCTCGTTCACGACCCATCTGCGCGGCTGA
- a CDS encoding acetoacetate decarboxylase family protein → MTSVRGYFPPKTATGAASLIPAPPWHYSGDLLTVEYRTDPARVRELLPEPLEPAEEDPGAVALIWADWQSCAAGGRELLDPVLSQYKEAFAVVRCAYRGRTYSRCVYIWVDKDFAIARGVQQGYPKKLGSIHQTRPHPYGPAPRVEPGARFGATLAAADRRLAQAVVTLRGPSGTGGFVNGHPMAHHRWLPSIENGGGLALDELIESGAASFEGGQPWVGDAELELFDSPTEELARLEVREPIAAYYRQVGVVWDGGRLLESGTPGAR, encoded by the coding sequence ATGACCAGCGTCCGAGGCTATTTCCCGCCCAAGACCGCCACCGGCGCCGCGTCCCTCATCCCCGCCCCGCCGTGGCACTACTCCGGCGATCTGCTCACCGTCGAGTACCGCACCGACCCCGCGCGGGTGCGCGAACTCCTGCCGGAGCCGCTGGAGCCCGCCGAGGAGGATCCGGGGGCGGTCGCGCTGATCTGGGCCGACTGGCAGTCCTGCGCGGCCGGTGGGCGGGAGCTGCTGGATCCGGTGCTCTCCCAGTACAAGGAGGCATTCGCGGTCGTCCGCTGCGCGTACCGGGGCCGGACGTACTCCCGCTGTGTCTACATCTGGGTCGACAAGGACTTCGCGATCGCCCGCGGGGTGCAGCAGGGCTATCCGAAGAAGCTCGGCTCCATCCACCAGACCCGCCCCCATCCGTACGGGCCCGCCCCGCGCGTCGAGCCCGGGGCCCGGTTCGGCGCGACGCTCGCCGCGGCCGACCGGCGCCTGGCCCAGGCCGTGGTGACCCTGCGCGGGCCCTCCGGGACCGGTGGCTTCGTCAACGGCCATCCGATGGCCCACCACCGCTGGCTGCCGTCGATCGAGAACGGCGGGGGCCTCGCCCTCGACGAGCTGATCGAGTCCGGCGCCGCCTCCTTCGAGGGCGGTCAGCCGTGGGTCGGCGACGCCGAGCTGGAGCTGTTCGACTCCCCCACCGAGGAACTGGCCCGGCTGGAGGTCCGCGAGCCGATCGCCGCGTACTACCGCCAGGTCGGTGTGGTCTGGGACGGCGGCCGGCTGCTGGAGTCGGGCACCCCGGGGGCGCGGTAG
- a CDS encoding pyridoxal phosphate-dependent decarboxylase family protein yields the protein MDLKAWLATAVASNADWVKSFGPYQAHPALAVDDARFAAAFEVFTERLKDNYPFFHPRYAGQMLKPPHPAAVVGYLTAMLINPNNHALDGGPATAEMEREAVQQLATMFGYDTHLGHLTTSGTIANLEALFVARELHPGKGVAYSTEAHYTHGRMCRVLGVEGHPVPVDDLGRMDLDALERVLRTGRVGTVVLTAGTTGLGAVEPIHEALALRERYGVRIHVDAAYGGFFTLLAGAPGPEGLPEEPWRAIAEADSIVVDPHKHGLQPYGCGAVLFRDPSVGRFYLHDSPYTYFTSEELHLGEISLECSRAGAAAAALWLTFQLIPPTREGLGQSLAAGRRAALRWAELIEGSAHLELYQAPELDIVSYFPVTEAATLSQIDAASNRILQEGMTDSDPVFVSTLRVGADRLTALHPKLVRDADGARVLRSVLMKPESEGYVDHLHERLERLARA from the coding sequence ATGGATCTGAAAGCCTGGCTCGCCACGGCCGTGGCGTCGAACGCCGACTGGGTGAAGAGCTTCGGCCCCTACCAGGCCCATCCGGCGCTGGCGGTCGACGACGCCCGGTTCGCCGCCGCGTTCGAGGTCTTCACCGAGCGGCTCAAGGACAACTACCCCTTCTTCCACCCCCGTTACGCGGGCCAGATGCTCAAGCCACCGCATCCGGCGGCCGTCGTGGGCTACCTCACGGCGATGCTGATCAATCCCAACAACCACGCTCTGGACGGCGGCCCGGCCACCGCCGAGATGGAGCGGGAGGCCGTCCAGCAGCTCGCCACGATGTTCGGCTACGACACCCACCTCGGCCATCTGACCACCAGCGGCACCATCGCCAACCTCGAGGCGCTCTTCGTGGCCCGCGAACTGCACCCCGGCAAGGGCGTGGCCTACAGCACCGAGGCCCATTACACCCATGGCCGGATGTGCCGTGTGCTGGGGGTGGAGGGCCATCCGGTCCCGGTGGACGACCTGGGGCGGATGGATCTCGACGCGCTGGAGCGGGTCCTGCGGACCGGCCGCGTCGGCACCGTCGTGCTCACCGCGGGCACCACCGGGCTCGGAGCCGTCGAACCGATCCACGAGGCGCTTGCGCTGCGCGAACGCTACGGCGTGCGCATCCACGTCGACGCCGCCTACGGTGGCTTCTTCACCCTGCTGGCCGGGGCACCGGGACCGGAGGGCCTGCCCGAGGAGCCGTGGCGGGCCATCGCCGAGGCGGATTCCATCGTCGTGGACCCGCACAAGCACGGCCTCCAGCCGTACGGCTGCGGCGCCGTCCTGTTCCGCGATCCCTCGGTGGGCCGGTTCTATCTGCACGACTCGCCGTACACGTACTTCACCTCCGAGGAGCTGCACCTCGGGGAGATCAGCCTGGAGTGTTCCCGCGCGGGCGCGGCGGCCGCCGCGCTGTGGCTCACCTTCCAGCTGATACCGCCCACGCGGGAGGGGCTGGGGCAGTCGCTCGCGGCGGGCCGGCGGGCGGCGCTGCGCTGGGCCGAACTGATCGAGGGCTCGGCCCACCTGGAGCTGTACCAGGCCCCGGAGCTGGACATCGTCAGCTACTTCCCGGTGACCGAGGCCGCCACGCTGTCGCAGATCGACGCGGCCAGCAACCGCATCCTCCAGGAGGGGATGACGGACAGCGACCCCGTCTTCGTGAGCACGCTCCGCGTCGGCGCCGATCGCCTCACGGCCCTCCATCCGAAGCTCGTCCGGGACGCCGACGGGGCCCGCGTCCTGCGGAGCGTGCTGATGAAGCCGGAGTCCGAGGGCTATGTCGACCATCTCCACGAGCGTCTGGAGCGGCTCGCGCGTGCGTGA
- a CDS encoding fumarylacetoacetate hydrolase family protein has product MPEYRRVLLDGAVVETVREGDELVTGDGRRVAIHEAHHLPPVVPSKVIAVHLNHRSRVAEFQVRLPAAPTYFHKPTSALNSHRGAVVRPEGCKWLNYEGEVAIVIGKTARNIAPGQAAEHIAGYTVANDYGLHDFRDTDAGSMLRVKGSDTLCPLGPGLVTDWDFRGKYLRTYVNGRPAQDGSTDEMEWDMHYLVADIARTITLRPGDVLLSGTPANSRPVQPGDVVEVEVEGLGRLSNHIVTGPTPIRGDVGAQPTESEEVLSTALGGDWEFRGIRPPKRP; this is encoded by the coding sequence ATGCCCGAGTACCGCCGCGTCCTCCTCGACGGGGCCGTCGTGGAGACCGTCCGCGAGGGCGACGAACTCGTCACCGGCGACGGCCGCCGCGTCGCGATCCACGAGGCACACCATCTGCCTCCCGTGGTCCCCTCCAAGGTGATCGCAGTCCACCTCAACCACCGCAGCCGCGTAGCCGAGTTCCAGGTCCGGCTCCCCGCCGCCCCCACCTACTTCCACAAGCCGACCTCGGCCCTCAACTCCCACCGGGGCGCCGTCGTCCGCCCCGAGGGCTGCAAGTGGCTCAACTACGAGGGCGAGGTGGCCATCGTCATCGGGAAGACGGCGCGGAACATCGCGCCCGGCCAGGCGGCGGAGCACATCGCCGGTTACACGGTCGCCAACGACTACGGGCTGCATGACTTCCGGGACACCGACGCCGGTTCGATGCTCCGTGTGAAGGGGTCCGACACCCTGTGCCCGCTGGGGCCGGGGCTGGTCACCGACTGGGACTTCCGCGGCAAATACCTGCGCACCTACGTCAACGGCCGGCCGGCGCAGGACGGGTCCACCGACGAGATGGAGTGGGACATGCACTATCTCGTCGCCGACATCGCCCGCACCATCACCCTCCGCCCCGGTGATGTGCTGCTCTCCGGGACGCCCGCCAACTCCCGCCCCGTACAGCCGGGTGATGTCGTGGAGGTGGAGGTGGAGGGCCTGGGGCGGCTCAGCAACCACATCGTCACGGGTCCGACCCCGATCCGCGGCGATGTCGGAGCACAGCCCACCGAGTCGGAGGAAGTCCTGTCCACCGCCCTCGGCGGAGACTGGGAGTTCCGCGGCATCCGCCCGCCCAAGCGGCCCTGA
- a CDS encoding 3,4-dihydroxyphenylacetate 2,3-dioxygenase — protein sequence MGEIVGAGLLAHVPTIVLPEETRRELNEGKEITLVTGLRQLREDVFGRDGYDTVVVLDSHWATTVEFVVTAHSRRAGLFTSDELPRGMCRMPYDFPGDPELAHSVVQFAEAHGTFITPVDDPFLPIHYATVNLWKFLGEGLPGKRWMTIGVCQTGDMEDHFRLGRALADGIAATPGRRVLLIASGALSHTFWPLREIRDHEASDPRHVFTPRARAADEERIAWFKEGRHDKVLDTMDEFWTHQPEAKFSHYLMMAGALGERGCVAPARQYGAYENSVGTGQAHLWFDRPADGWTGTGSAAPATAPHRPV from the coding sequence ATGGGTGAGATCGTCGGGGCGGGTCTGCTCGCCCATGTCCCCACCATCGTGCTCCCCGAGGAGACCCGGCGCGAGCTCAACGAGGGCAAGGAGATCACCCTGGTCACCGGCCTCCGGCAGCTCCGCGAGGACGTCTTCGGGCGCGACGGCTACGACACCGTCGTCGTCCTGGACTCCCACTGGGCCACCACGGTCGAGTTCGTCGTGACGGCCCACTCGCGGCGCGCGGGGCTGTTCACCTCCGACGAGCTGCCACGGGGCATGTGCCGGATGCCGTACGACTTCCCCGGTGACCCCGAACTCGCCCACTCGGTAGTCCAGTTCGCCGAGGCACACGGCACCTTCATCACCCCGGTCGACGACCCCTTCCTGCCGATCCACTACGCCACCGTCAACCTCTGGAAGTTCCTGGGCGAGGGGCTGCCCGGCAAGCGGTGGATGACGATCGGGGTGTGCCAGACCGGCGACATGGAGGACCACTTCCGGCTGGGCCGGGCGCTCGCCGACGGCATCGCCGCCACGCCCGGCCGCCGTGTGCTCCTGATCGCCTCCGGCGCCCTCTCGCACACCTTCTGGCCGCTGCGCGAGATCCGGGACCACGAGGCCAGCGACCCGCGCCATGTCTTCACCCCCCGGGCGAGGGCGGCCGACGAGGAGCGCATCGCCTGGTTCAAGGAGGGCCGCCACGACAAGGTCCTCGACACCATGGACGAGTTCTGGACCCACCAGCCCGAGGCGAAGTTCTCCCACTATCTGATGATGGCCGGCGCCCTCGGCGAGCGGGGGTGCGTGGCCCCGGCCCGCCAGTACGGCGCGTACGAGAACTCCGTCGGCACCGGCCAGGCCCACCTCTGGTTCGACCGCCCGGCCGACGGCTGGACCGGCACCGGCTCGGCCGCGCCCGCCACCGCACCGCACCGCCCCGTCTGA
- a CDS encoding aldehyde dehydrogenase: MPQRPDTAVSEARIAGVAVDTRHWIGGRRVASTATFLDVSPIDGSTLARIARGGADEAEAAVAAAKAAFPGWAATPPAGRARVLHAIADGIEERIEELAIVETTDNGALLRSHRRGVIPRAARNFRFFADWLLSLGHEDFSTHTGGPTDPGHTNHISWDPAGPCVLITPWNAPLMLATWKVAPALAAGNTVILKPAEWSPLTASLLADIAAEAGLPPGVLNVVQGYGSEIGDDLTSHPDVRRISFTGSVPTARRIAASAARNLTPLSLELGGKSPLLVFADADPELAVELAVEQFDNAGQVCLAATRLLVEESIADEFTDRFMRKAARLTQGDPRADATDIGPTIHPRQVERVDGFVRRAIAAGARVVFGGGSHTRLGGLYYRPTLLTDVAQDSEIVQEEVFGPVLTLQTFADEAEAIHLANDTRYGLAATVATGDHRRAERVTAQLVAGTVWVNCFFVRDLRAPFGGSRLSGVGREGGTWSFDFYCDLKNRVTAPKGFSDHG, translated from the coding sequence ATGCCCCAACGGCCGGACACAGCTGTGAGCGAGGCACGGATCGCCGGTGTCGCCGTCGACACCCGGCACTGGATCGGCGGCCGGCGCGTGGCGTCCACCGCCACCTTCCTCGATGTCTCGCCGATCGACGGCTCCACCCTCGCCCGGATCGCCCGCGGCGGCGCCGACGAGGCCGAGGCCGCCGTGGCCGCCGCCAAGGCCGCCTTCCCCGGCTGGGCCGCCACTCCCCCGGCCGGGCGCGCCCGCGTCCTCCACGCCATCGCCGACGGCATTGAGGAGCGCATCGAAGAGCTGGCGATCGTCGAGACCACCGACAACGGCGCGCTTCTGCGCTCGCACCGCCGGGGTGTCATACCGCGCGCCGCCCGCAACTTCCGCTTCTTCGCGGACTGGCTGCTGTCGCTGGGCCACGAGGACTTCAGCACGCACACCGGCGGCCCCACCGACCCCGGCCACACCAATCACATCAGCTGGGACCCCGCGGGCCCCTGTGTGCTGATCACGCCGTGGAACGCCCCACTGATGCTGGCCACCTGGAAGGTCGCCCCGGCCCTGGCCGCCGGGAACACGGTGATCCTCAAGCCCGCGGAGTGGTCTCCGCTGACCGCCTCGCTGCTGGCGGACATCGCCGCCGAGGCGGGGCTGCCGCCCGGTGTCCTCAATGTCGTCCAGGGCTATGGCTCCGAGATCGGCGACGACCTCACCTCCCACCCGGACGTCCGCCGGATCAGTTTCACCGGCTCGGTGCCGACCGCCCGGCGCATCGCCGCCTCGGCCGCCCGGAACCTGACCCCGCTCAGCCTCGAACTCGGCGGCAAGTCCCCGCTGCTGGTCTTCGCGGACGCGGATCCGGAGCTGGCAGTCGAGCTGGCCGTTGAGCAGTTCGACAACGCCGGGCAGGTGTGTCTGGCCGCCACCCGCCTCCTCGTCGAGGAGTCCATCGCGGACGAGTTCACCGACCGCTTCATGCGGAAGGCCGCCCGGCTGACACAGGGCGATCCGCGTGCGGACGCCACCGACATCGGGCCGACCATCCACCCCCGCCAGGTCGAGAGGGTCGACGGTTTCGTACGGCGGGCGATCGCGGCCGGTGCCCGCGTGGTCTTCGGCGGCGGCTCCCACACCCGGCTCGGCGGTCTGTACTACCGGCCCACCCTCCTCACCGACGTCGCCCAGGACTCGGAGATCGTGCAGGAGGAGGTCTTCGGCCCGGTACTGACGCTGCAGACCTTCGCGGACGAGGCGGAGGCGATCCACCTCGCCAACGACACCCGCTACGGGCTGGCCGCCACCGTGGCCACCGGCGACCACCGGCGTGCCGAACGCGTCACCGCCCAGCTGGTGGCGGGCACGGTCTGGGTCAACTGCTTCTTCGTACGCGATCTGCGGGCGCCCTTCGGCGGCTCCCGGCTCTCCGGCGTCGGCCGCGAGGGCGGCACCTGGAGCTTCGACTTCTACTGCGATCTGAAGAACCGCGTGACCGCCCCGAAGGGATTCAGCGACCATGGGTGA
- a CDS encoding MarR family winged helix-turn-helix transcriptional regulator, translating to MPGRRRSIAETEQAVQERLGGFELQREQMAAVANIHRAAAAVRQHLENSALRPHDLTWTGFVVLWVLWIWGEAETWSVAEEAGISKGTLTGIARTLESRHLVARASHPEDGRRVLLSLTPEGEELMERLFPAFNAEEAFVATPLSAEECLRLANGLRAIVAQLEEHGEERRRQLLDGRDLAPRRSGRRSRQ from the coding sequence GTGCCCGGGCGCCGCCGATCCATCGCCGAGACCGAACAGGCCGTCCAGGAACGACTGGGCGGCTTCGAGTTGCAGCGCGAACAGATGGCCGCCGTCGCCAATATCCACCGCGCCGCCGCGGCCGTCCGCCAGCACCTGGAGAACTCCGCGCTCCGCCCGCACGATCTGACCTGGACCGGCTTCGTGGTGCTGTGGGTGCTGTGGATCTGGGGCGAGGCCGAGACCTGGTCGGTCGCGGAGGAGGCGGGCATCTCCAAGGGGACGCTGACGGGAATCGCGCGCACCCTGGAGTCGCGTCACCTCGTGGCCCGCGCGTCCCACCCGGAGGACGGGCGGCGCGTACTGCTCTCGCTCACCCCCGAGGGCGAGGAGCTCATGGAGCGCCTCTTCCCCGCGTTCAACGCCGAAGAGGCGTTCGTCGCCACGCCGCTGAGCGCCGAGGAGTGCCTGCGGCTCGCCAACGGGCTGCGCGCGATCGTGGCCCAGTTGGAGGAGCACGGCGAGGAGCGCCGACGGCAACTGCTCGACGGAAGGGATCTCGCGCCACGACGTTCGGGCCGCCGCTCCCGCCAGTGA
- a CDS encoding glutamine synthetase family protein: MSAETADRVHRRTEALAAEGIDVVRVAYPDMMGSDRGRDILLHHLPHAVGHGLAFSRAVYHTAALGDHSYIPGGLEAGMPDFLVRPDLTTLVALPWEPGVAWCIGDVRDPATGLPVPESPRDLLRQVIGRLLDADLTAVVGPELEYVLLDPDPDSPVGWRRYAPAPGHVYTTGRKSDPDGHLLRTLRALHALGLDVSGGNREFDSGQFEINLSHSEALDAADRAFRFKAAIKELAHAEGRLATFMAKPFNDGGGSGCHVHLSLVDAEGRNVFDAPREPYGLSAPARHALAGVLAHAPALSALLNPTVNSYKRFGPDTTAPWLVNWGLDNRNALVRVPPERGGAARLEARLGDATANPYLAIAGLLAAAHLGIAAAEEPPAPMTGEGRDRGTATPLPTDLGRALDALEGDDQLTDALGKPFVDAFLTFKRDELARFQRYVTDWEFREYARLV, encoded by the coding sequence TTGAGCGCCGAGACAGCCGACCGGGTCCACCGGAGGACCGAGGCGCTCGCGGCCGAGGGCATCGACGTCGTACGCGTCGCCTATCCCGACATGATGGGCTCCGACCGCGGCCGGGACATCCTGCTGCACCATCTGCCGCACGCGGTCGGCCACGGCCTCGCCTTCAGCCGGGCCGTCTACCACACCGCGGCGCTCGGCGATCACTCGTACATCCCCGGCGGCCTCGAAGCCGGTATGCCGGACTTCCTGGTCCGCCCCGACCTGACCACGCTCGTCGCCCTGCCGTGGGAGCCGGGCGTGGCCTGGTGCATCGGCGACGTCCGGGACCCGGCCACCGGGCTGCCCGTGCCCGAATCGCCGCGGGACCTGCTGCGTCAGGTCATCGGCCGGCTGCTCGACGCGGATCTGACCGCGGTCGTGGGGCCGGAACTGGAGTACGTCCTGCTCGACCCGGACCCGGACTCGCCCGTCGGCTGGCGGCGCTACGCCCCCGCCCCCGGCCATGTCTACACGACCGGCCGCAAGAGCGATCCCGACGGGCACCTCCTGCGCACCCTCCGGGCGCTGCACGCGCTCGGGCTCGACGTCAGCGGCGGCAACCGGGAGTTCGACAGCGGTCAGTTCGAGATCAACCTCAGCCACTCGGAGGCGCTGGACGCCGCCGACCGGGCCTTTCGCTTCAAGGCGGCGATCAAGGAACTCGCCCATGCGGAGGGCAGGTTGGCCACGTTCATGGCCAAGCCGTTCAACGACGGAGGCGGCTCGGGGTGCCATGTCCATCTGTCCCTCGTGGACGCGGAGGGGCGCAACGTCTTCGACGCGCCCCGGGAGCCGTACGGGCTGTCCGCCCCGGCGCGCCACGCCCTGGCGGGAGTGCTCGCCCACGCCCCCGCGCTCTCCGCGCTGCTCAACCCCACCGTCAACTCGTACAAGCGCTTCGGCCCGGACACCACGGCCCCCTGGCTGGTCAACTGGGGCCTGGACAACCGCAACGCCCTGGTGCGCGTCCCGCCCGAGCGCGGTGGCGCCGCCCGCCTGGAGGCCCGTCTCGGCGACGCCACCGCCAACCCCTACCTCGCCATCGCCGGTCTGCTCGCCGCCGCCCATCTGGGCATCGCCGCCGCCGAGGAGCCCCCGGCACCGATGACCGGCGAGGGCCGCGACAGGGGCACCGCCACCCCGCTGCCGACCGACCTCGGCCGGGCACTCGACGCCCTGGAAGGCGACGACCAGCTCACCGATGCGCTCGGCAAACCCTTCGTCGACGCCTTCCTCACCTTCAAACGGGACGAACTGGCCAGGTTCCAGCGGTACGTCACCGACTGGGAGTTCCGCGAGTACGCGCGGCTCGTCTGA